TGATACTAAATAATCGGGAAAATGGTTCAATACAAGCAATTCTAAATGGCACTGTATTAACGAATATGCGAACTGGTGCTATTGGTGGAGTTGCGATTAAATATTTAGCACTTGAAAATGCCGCTTCTGTTGGTTTAATCGGTACAGGTACCCAAGGATTTCATCAATTGATTGCTGCCTGTACGGTCAGAGATATCAAGCATATCTATTTATGGAGTCGAACACCTTCCAAATTACCATCCTTTGTTCATAATTTAAAAAAGCATATCGCAAATGATATCAAAATCCATATCGTAAATAATACTTCTGAGTTAGTATATGAAGCTGACATCATTATTACAGCTACAACCTCTAATACACCTGTTCTTCCTGATATTCAAAATATTTATAACGGCAAACTTCTGATTGGTATCGGGTCCTATCAACCACAAATGAGAGAGTTTTCGGATGCGGTCTATCAAAATTTAGATGTTATATATATCGATACTTTAGATGCTATCCATGAAAGTGGAGATGTTATCGACCCTATTCACAATCATTGGATCACAGCAACACAAGTCATACCTTTTTCGAAAGTGGTGACACATAAAGTGAAGCCTACCCTCTCCGAATTTCAGCCGACAGTCTTCAAATCAACAGGTATGGCCCTCTTTGATTTAGTGGTTGGTCAAGTTATCTATGAAAAAGCTTTAAATCAACAAATTGGTCAATCAGTTCACCTATAATTTTTCTTTACCTTATGAAAGGGTAGCTGTTTTCCCTTATCTATCTTCTTGAATTTACCGAAAAAAAGAAGTCTAGCTTTTTTAGCCTCCTCACATTCTTCGGGATGAATCTTAGTGCCTGTAAATGCAGGATAATAAGGAGATGATCGATTGAATACGATTGTTTTAGTTGAATTTATCCTCTACTGTGTATTTATGTTAGGAATTGGGTATTTCTTTAGCCGAAGGGATATGGGACATTCTGATTTTCTATTAGGTGGCAAGAAAATACCAGGATGGGTGTTAGCTTTTTCTGAACGAGCAACAGGTGAATCTGCTTGGCTACTTCTTGGATATACAGGATTTGTCTATTCAACAGGATTATCTGGAATATGGGTGGCTATTGGTATTGCTCTTGGTATCGTATTTTCATGGCTATTTTTAGCGAAAAGATTTATGCAAGATGCAGAAAAATATCAGGTGATGACGCTTCCAGGTTATTTAGCAAAAAGATTTCCAACCCATGGGAAGATCATTTTATGGATCGCTACTATTTTAATCTTTAGTTTTATGATGTTCTATTTTGGAGCACAAATTGCGGGAGCAGGCAAAACTCTCTTTACGGTATTCGGTATTCATACAACGGTCGGTATGATTTTAAGTATTGTCATCGTTATTCTCTTGTCGTACGCAGGTGGATTTGTGAGCGTTGCGTGGACAGACATGATCCAAAGCTTAATGATGCTTACTACATTAGTAGTCCTACCTATAGTTGCACTATATCATATTTATACAAGTGATTTATCCATCAGTCATGCATTAAGTACTTCTGGCTCCGAGATTAGCTCATGGACAGGCGGTGTTACAGGTTTTGCCTTAGGTTTATTATTATTCAATAATTTTGCTTGGTTCTTTGGTTTTCTTGGAGGGCAACCTCAACTAAGTTCTCGATTTATGGCATTGAAAAACAAGAAAGAAGCAAATACTGGTAGTATTGTTGCCATCGTTTGGACGATATTGGCTTATTCTGGTGCCTTCTTAATTGGGATAACGGCTATTACACTTTATCAAGATCAGCCATTTACAGATGTTGAAACAGTGCTTCCCTTTATGGCTCTTGATCTTCTTCCCCCTTGGATTTCTGGACTATTACTTTCAGGGATTCTTGCTGCCATTATCTCTACTGCTGATTCTCAACTTTTAGTCATGACAAGTTCGGTTAGTGAAGATATTGTCAATAAAGCACTAGGCAAAACACTAACAGAAAAGCAACTTGTGAAAATTTCAAGGATTACGATTGTTGTTGCAGGATTAGTAGGTTTAATGATTGCCTTAACATCAAAATCACTTGTGTACCTAGTGGTTAGCTGGGCTTGGGCTGGTGTTGGTTGCACCCTATCACCTGCTATTATTCTTACATTTATATGGAAACGTTACTCAGGTATTGGTGTTATTGCCACTATTATTACTGGCTTTGTTAGTACAGTTATTTGGATTTCAACACCTCTGGAAAATATCATAAGTTCACGCTTTACTACTTTTTTCATAGCCGCATTATTGGGAATTGTATTCAGCCTTCTATTCCCAGATAAACAAGAGAAAACAGAAGAAAAGAAAGGTGCTGATGAAATAATTGCTTCGTGAATTAATAAAAAAGTCCTCTTGTATAATGGACCATCAATCAATCATAAACTTTGCATCAAATAAGCGGTCATCGTAGAAAAGTTAAAAATTTAAAAAAAATCTACAATTCCACATATAATATGATAAAATAGCTTTTGAACAAAATAATTATTTACTAAATGTAAGAGAGGTACTAGACCAACCCTCTATAAAAAACTAGGGATTACTATATCTTTAGGATATAGTTTTTTTATTTTGCTAGGTTCCTTCTTATTTTTAGAAATATGGAAGGAGTGAGAGATATGGATTGTTTAAATAGTGAAAAGAAAGTTACATAATCAAATGAAACTTCCTTTAGTGAGGTTCCTCAAACCCACTAATATAGATTAACGTTTAATAAAAATTCACTATTTCAAAGGAGTCTTTTTCAATGAGAATTTTCTTATATCTCTTAGCAATTGTTCTAGCAAATGTTATCACAGCAAATTTTGCCCCACTTATACTTGGGATATTTATTATACCTTATGGCTCATTCCTAATCGGAGCTACTTTCATTTTACGAGATCTTGTACAAAATAAATATGGCAAGAAAAAAACGTATCTATTTATCGGACTTGCTTTACTACTATCTGCTATTTCTAGTTATTTATTAGGTGATACATTATGGATTGTCTTCGCCAGTGCAGTAAGCTTTGCAGTATCTGAGACTTCTGATACTGAAATATACTCTAGAATAAAAGCGTCCATCAGTATGAGAATTTTATATAGTGGTGTTGTTGGGGGGATCCTAGATTCTACGATTTTCGTCATCGTCGGATTGTCTCCACTTGGTGCAGGATTTGTTCCATGGGATGCTGTTTGGATGGCGATTTTAGGCCAAATCATCATTAAGATTGTGATGCAATTTTTGGGTGTTATGGTTCTTCAATTCACCCCTATCACCAAAGAACGCTTTGCGAATTAATAAAAATATCTAACAGATCTACCCAGTTGATTTTATTAAAAATCAAAAATCAATCTACAAAAGAACTAAATAGCAAGCAATTTATTAAGATGTTGCACATTTAACTAAGGCAGAATCATAAAGATTCTGCCTTTTGTAATTTTTTTAATAAGGAGATTTTATCTATCTCCTCCCTAATAGATAACCACATAATACCATAAAAGTAATTTGACCCTATTGCAGAATATAATCCCTACTATTGTATGACATCTATATGTATCACTCATTATGTAAAATTCCTACTGTAAAAAGAAAAAATGCAACTGCTCATATTGAACAGTTGCACTTTTACCCTATTGAGAACTATTTTTTCCTTTAATGAAATGAACCCACTTGAGTGTCACTCTTTAAAAGACTAAAAGTGATTAAGTCTTCATAGTGATCATACAACCATTGTCCACTACGCTTTATACCTTCTTGTATAAATCCCAATCTTAAAGGGATTGAGATACTTTTCTGATTATTAGCTGCACACTGTATTTCGATTCTATGTATACCTATTTTTTCAAAAAGATACTTTACTAGTGCTTTTACACTCTTCGTAATAATTCCTTTGCCTTGAGCATCCTCAGACAAAAAATACCCTATACTAGTTGCCTTGTTCTTCCAGTCAATATAGTGTAGCCCAATCATACCCACAAGTTCTCCATTATAACGGATTCCAGCATCAAAACCATCATTATTAGCATAATTAGTGATCCATATTGGTATGATCGTTTCAAAATCCTCTGCTGATTTCCTTTTATCAATCATTAGTAACCATTTTTTCAAATGATTTCTATTTTTATCCACTAATTGAAATAACCCCTCTTTATGGTGTTGCTATAATAACTCAATCTCTATCTCCTTATCTACTTTGTACGAAAACATTTCATGCCTCCATTTGACTTTTATTCATACATTTGAGTTCATTTCTTAATTTAATTTTGAACTTATTTACGAACGTTTTATCACTTGTTTTTTCATTAGTTAGATCGGATTCCCCTATATACAGAGCTCTCCACGGTTAATAATCATAAATCCAGATTGAGGACTTAAGTTGTCAGATTCGTGGATTGAACCAATTCTTCCATATCGATTTGCTAGAACCAACTTTTTTCACGAAAGTCATTACATTTTGAAGGAGGATTAAATGTGTTATAATCCTCCTCTCATTTGCCAATTCAATTTGTACTACATTATTACTTATTGAAATACAATCGTCTTATTTCCTTCCACAATAATGCGGTTTTCTAAATGCCATTTAACAGCTTTTACAAGGACACGACGTTCAATTTGACGACCAATTTTCTTCAGCTGTTCAGCATCATCACGATGGTCTACTCGCTCTACGTCTTGTTCAATAATAGGTCCTTCATCCAAATCATTGGTTACATAATGTGAAGTTGCGCCAATAAGCTTCACTCCACGTGCAAATGCACGTTCATATGGACCTGCTCCGATAAATGCTGGTAAGAATGAATGATGAATGTTAATAATGCGGTTTTTAAAATGATTGACAAAGTCTGGTGTTAAAATTTGCATGTATCGTGCTAAGATCAGCACATCGACCTGATATTCTTCCACTAAGCGAATTTGTTCTTTTTCCACTTGCTGGCGAATATCCTTATTAGCAGGAATGTAATAGAATGGAATGCCTAATGCCTCAACCATTGAGCGTGCTGTTTCATGATTACTAATAACAAGTGCAATATCCGTTTCTAAATCGCCATTTTGCCATTCCCATAAAAGCTCTAACAAACAATGTGTCTCCTTTGATACAAAAATTGCAGAACGTTGGCGAATATTCCGATAGTAAAAATGGTATTCCATCTGATACTCTGTGGCAATTTTTTCAAACTCTTTTTCCATTTGTTTTGCTTTTAATGGTAAGTTGTCTGAATAATATTCAATACGAATAAAAAACATACCCTTCTCTGGGTCAGTAGAAAACTGATTGGATTCGATAATATTGGCATCATATTGATGTAAAAATGTAGATAATGCCGATACAATTCCAGGTTTATCCGAACATTTTACTAACAGCCTTGCTCGATTTACATATCTATTATTTTCTAGGTTTGATTTTTCATTTTGTTCCATATTTATGGTCATTTTTACATCTCCTATATAAAATATATTCTTAATTATCAAACAATTTAGAGCGATACTCAAGTCATTTCTTCTTCAACAAATAAAATAAACATGGATATACTGTAGTATATAACCCTTTCAAGGAAAGAAGCGGTGAATATGGGAAATTCATTTCGATACGATCCTTTTCAAAATCTCCAAGAAAAAAATATGTCTTTTGAAGACGTATTTAATCATATCGTTGACTTTATGATGTTAAATCCAAGAGGTAATTATCGCTTAATTGTCGGGACAGACTCACAAGTTCATAAAGATTGCACTGTATTTATCACGGGTATTGTCATTTTACGTGAAAATAAAGGTGTGTGGGCATGTATTAGAAAAGTGATTGTACCCAGGAAAATGTTACATTTACATGAACGTATTTCACTAGAACTCTCTTTTACGGAAGAAATCGTCTCAATGTTTACGGAAGAAAAGAAAAAACAGTTAATTGATATAATCCTTCCATTTATATATGAAGGTTCATCCTTCTCAATGGAAGGGCATATTGATATTGGGGCTGGAAAACGTAACAAAACAAGAGAATTTGTAAATGAAATGGTGTCTAGAATAGAATCAATCGGTGTTGAGCCGAAGATTAAGCCAGATGCATTTGTGGCCTCCCATTATGCAAATCGGTATACAAGATAAAATACATTTTATCATTAGTGTTTTTAGAACTCAATTACCTATTATGTTTGTAATCCACCTGAGCGTAAGGTGGGTTATTTTTTTTAATCCTTCTCCCTATTAGAACAAATATTACATAGATGAATCAATTTCATAAATACTATTCTAGTCGTAAAACACGAATGCTATTTAAATATACGATCCAATAATTCGGATTACACTTCAACTATACTATTTACTGAATAGGCCGCTCCAGATGGCGCTTTCCGTGGGCGATCAGTGAGCCTCCTCGTCCGCTTACGCTACCTGCGGGGTCTCACTTGTCTCGCTTCCCCACAGGACATTGAATAAGCTTCCTTGAATTCGCACCGCACGAAGAAAATGCGAATGCATTTTCGAGGACTCGCTATCTTCCGCTCCTTAGACAATATCCTAAAAGATATTGCACAACAATTTAATCTTTTAATGTTCGTATTTTATATCAAAACTTTGAATTATGAAACTGACTCAGATAAAAATGTAAATTGAATCAATTCAATACTTTTAATTTTTCAAAAACTGGGCAATATAAAATCAATCTTACTATTGGAAAAAGGTAGCTGGATTAAAAAATAGTTATATACAAATATTCTATAGAAAAAACCTTTTTTTACTATAGAAATAAATTTTTAGGAGTAGATGAAAAATGAGCAAACCAAAAAAATTATTAAGCTTTTCCCTAACTTGTGCTTTATCTTTGGGAATTATGAGTAATATGTTTTCACCAACAATTGTTTCAGCTGCTGAGCAAAATCAAACAGCTTCAGAACATCAATCAACGCTAAATCCTAAAACACAGCAAAAAGTGGATGAAATTTTAAACAAATTAGATGCTGATTTAGCAAAAATAGGTGCGCCTGTCCCAAAGCATCACGCAAATTGCGAAGCATTTAATAAACTAGATGATCAAACAAAGGCAAAAGTGAAAGAAATTATGAAAAAAGTAAAAGATGGCTCCCTAACAAAAGAGGAAGCCGAAAAACAACTGAAAGCTCTTGGTATATCCTTTCCCAAACATCCAAAAGCAGAAATGTTTTCAAAGTTAGATGACAAAACAAAAACGAAAGTAAAAGAAATCATGAAAAAAGTAAAAGACGGATCCTTAACGAAAGAAGATGCCGAAAAACAATTGAAAGCTCTTGGTATATCCTTCCCTAAACATCCAAGAGCAGAAATGTTTTCGAAGTTAGACGATAAAACAAAGGCGAAAGTGAAAGAAATCATGAAAAACGTTAAAGACGGATCCTTAACAAAAGAAGAAGCCGAGAAACAATTGAAAGCTCTTGGTGTTTCCTTTCCAAAGCATTATGGAAAATTTAAACATTTAGATGCGGATACAAAAGCAAAAGCACAAACTTTAATCAAAGAGGCCAAATCTCAAGTGAACAAACTTGGAGCAGATTTTCCTTCAAACAAATATGGCTATTTAAATAGATAGAGGATAATACTGTACAAAAGCTCTAATTCCATGGATCAGGGATTGGAGCTTTGTGGTCTTTACAAAGCGTTTTGAGGAGGATTTCCAACATCCCTATCTTTTCTGTTGGGGCTATTCTATATTTCAAAAAACAAAAAAACTTTTAATGGCTATGGCAATAAAAAAATCATATAACCACGAAAAACTAGGCTCTGCTTAACCCCACTATATTATTAGGAGCATTTTTCCCATTAGCTCTAAAAAAATCTTTTCATTTTCGCAAAAGATCTGAAACCTTTACTTTTTTTTACTTTTTCTATAATCTTATTGAAATAGATGATTTAAAGAATTTTTGAAGAATAGAGATGAATGAAATGAAGTTGTATAGAAAGAATACTATTTTTGATATATTTATGTATATATTGTTGTCTATTTTCGGTATTAATTTGTTCGTAAAATCAGGAATAGAATTAGCTTATATAATATTATATATACTTATTATCCTATCTATTATTGGCTATAAAATAAATCAACTTCTAAAAGAAAAAAATAGTCATTAATAACAGATTGTATATTGTTTATTGGACGTTTTAAATTATTACCTATACTGGTCAAAACATTCTCTAGGATGAGTGATTTTATGATTAAAATATACATAGTTTTTTAGAAGCATTATGGTGTTAAATTTAAAAAATCCTATTGACCTGATCTTTTATTCAAAAAAAGTAAGGATAAGCTATTTGCTCATCCCTACTTCTCTTTTTCACCAAACATCTTAATCTACATTAAAATATCTATCCAAATTTTAATAGCTGTTGCAACAATTAATATTGAAAGTAACACTTGTAGTACTTTAGTGTTCATTTTCTTAGCAGCTTTTGCACCAAGTGGGGCTGCAATTGTACTTGCAATCGCTAAGATAAGCACTGGTAACCATTCGACTTGGCCCGTTGTAATTTTCCCGATAGATCCTCCAATGGAAGAAATAAAGGTGATGGCTAGACTTGATGCCACCGTCATACGCGTTGGAATTTTCAATATAACTAGCATAATAGGAACGAGTAAGAATCCCCCACCAGCACCGACTACACCTGATCCAATGCCCACAATAAGTGCTAAAATGGCTGCTAGAGGTTTGTTGAATGCTACTTTATCTTCACTTTCTGGCACTTGTTTCCTTGGTACTAGCATTAAGATAGCTGCCAAAATCGCAAATACCCCATAAACGATATTTACTTGTTCTTCGCTAAAACCACTTGAAGCAAAACTACCTATCAAACTACCTACTAATACGGAAATACCCATTGTTGCGATTAAAGAAAGATTTAAGTAGTTTCCTTTGCGAAATGCGAGTACTCCTGAAATGGAGGTCACTAATATTTCTACTGCTGTTATCCCTGAAACTTCATGGGAAGTAAAAGACGCTACTCCAAATGCTGCTGGGATGTATAAAAGCATTGGAAATTTTATAATGGCTCCACCAATTCCAAGCATTCCTGAAATAAATGAACCTATTAAGCCTATGCAAAATAGGACAATGATTAATGATAAACTCATAATTTTCCTTCCTTCAATGAAAAGGTGCTGTCCAAAAAGTTTTTAAAATCTCTTCACCATTGAAAAACAGTAATTTTTTGTGGTGCTAATCTGTTGTTAATGGCGATAAATAGGGATATTTTGCGTGTGTTGAGCCTCAACCTTCACTACATTTTAGGCTACTGAAATAGGGAAAATAGTTGGATTTTCATGATCAAACTTTTTCATGTCCACCACTAATTCTTCATCATGAAGCAAACATATGAATACTAGTAACACCTTACTACGTTTCATACGGGTACCCTCAAGCTTCACGCAAATAGCTCAGGATTACACTAGAAACGCAGATCAACTTTTAATAAAATCCAAAGAAAATTGCTCTTCTTCACAAAAAAGGGGAAGAGCAATTTTTTCACTAATGAAAGATCAATATTTCAATTATCTTTTTGGACTACTATTGATTAACCTTTTTGAATATAAAAAGTAATCACATCTGATTCTTGTGTTTGTTTTACGATTTCATGACCACAAGATTTTGCCCATGCAGGAATATCATTTAAAGAACCTTTATCTGTCACAAACACTTCTAAAATGTCACCTGTATTCAATTGATCCATTGCTTTTTTTGTTCTCACGACTGGCATTGGACAAGCAAATCCTTTTGCGTCTAAGGTTTTGGTTATATTCATATCTTATATCTTTCCTTTCTCATTTGCTATATCTATATAATATTCTTTACTTAAACTTAACGAACAGCACAACGATTTGGTCCAATTTCCATTTCGGTTTGTTCATCTTGATCTGGGGTGATTTTTCCCATATTGACTTGACGAATTTGTTGGTATGCATTTGGTTGTGGTGGAAGATTATCAGTTACAGTATGACGAAACTCTTCTTCATCCTCAATATTTAAACCATGGTTTTCTGCAAATAAATCTCCTAAACGTTTGGATACTGTTCCATCTTCATTTAATTCATCGATAATCATAAAATGTGCTGGTAACACGATTAAATCTTCTGCTAGTTCGCGATAGCGTTTGTACAAAGTAGTACGTAAATCCCCTACCCAATCTTCTGCAAGACCTGCTAGATCTGGACGACCGATTGAATCGATGAATAAGATATCACCTGTTAAAAGATATTGGTTGTCTACGATAAATGAAGTAGAACCAATTGTATGTCCTGGTGAGTACAATGCATTAACATCAATTTTTGCAAGACCAATTTGAACAGTTAAACCATCTTCAAGAGGCGTATAATCATAGACAACTTCTGTTGCATCTTTTGGTGGTAAGTAGTATGTTGCACCTACTTGCGCTGCAATATGACGTCCTCCAGAAATATGGTCTGCATGTAAGTGTGTGTCAAATACATGTTTAATTTCAACGTCTTTTTCTTTCGCAAAGTTTGTAAATACATCTGTAAAACGTACTGCATCGATCAGTGCTGCTTCACCTTCTGAAATCACCATATAAGATAGACAACCTTTACCAAGTCGAACAAATTGATATAGCTCTCCGCCATTTAAATCCGCTACTTTAATTGGTTCAAGGTACATGCTCCAAGACTTCATACCACCTTCAAGATAAGCAACATCCATGCCTTCGTCAGATAGCATTTCTGCAACCATCATTGAAGAACCTTCTTTAGCACAAACGACTAAAATTTCTTTGTCTTTTGGAAGTTGAGGTACTAACTCTTCAACACCATCTAATAATTCGAAATATGGAATGTTTAGATATTCAAATTTGTGTCCTTCAATTTTCCAATCTTCAAAAGCATCATGGTTACGAACATCTACTATAAATAACTCTTTATTTTCAATTACTTTTCTTGCAACTTGTGCTGCAGTCCATTTTGTTACTGTCATTCAAAATTACCCCCATAGGTATATTAAAATTGATTTTTTTGGTGAAGAAGTATAGACCTCTTCACCAATTACATTTACTATTCGACGCTCAATTAGAATGATAAAGATGGTGCTGCATCTTTTGCAAATTCTAAGAATGTTACAGCGCCACCCACTTCGATTCCATCAATGAAATCTTCTTTTGTAAGTCCCATTACATCCATTGTCATTTGGCAGCCGATGAATTTAACACCAAGATCTTGTGCCATTTCAACAAGTTCTGGAATAGATGGTACGTTTGCTTTTGCAAATCCTTCTGCCATCATTTCTTTGCCAGCTGGCATTGGTAAGTTTTTCATCGCTTCTTTATGAATTAAATTTAAACCTTCAAAAGTAAAGAAAATCGCTACCTCTTTATCTGATGCTGCAGCAGCAGTGGCAATATTGAATACCTTATAAGCATCGAAAAGACCACCATTTGCTGCGATAATTGCTACTTTGTTTGACATAATAAATATCCTCCCATTAAATGAATTATTAATAAGTACTCAAGAAAAATTAAATCTCTTTTTTCAAATCGCCTTTCCAAGAAGTCATTCCTGGTAAAACGTTATATACTTTTGTAAAACCTGCTTTCACCAATTTAGTAGCAGCTAAATCACTACGTTTTCCTGTTCGGCAAATTACATAAATTTCTTTTGATCGATCAAGTTCACCTAAACGTGCATCTAACTCACCCATTGGAATGGATACTGCACCTTCAATGTGACCAAAAGCATATTCAGCTGCTTCTCGCACATCTAAAATAAGACCATCACGTTTTGTAATTTCTTCAAGCTCAATAGTTGGTTCAAATGTTTTTTCAACAACTGTATCATCAGAGCATTTACGAATGTAGTGATATAACACTCCATCTTCTTCAGTTGTTCCAATATATTGATGGCCTACTGTTTCAGCCCAAGCTGCTAAGTCAGCTTTAGAACCTTTATCAGTTGCTTGAACTTCTAAAATTTGGCCATCCACTAAATCAGCCATTGCTTTTTTAGTTTTTACGATTGGCATTGGGCAAGAAAGCCCTTTTGCATCTAAGTGTTTATCTGCTTGTAACATTTAACAGCCTCCAAATACCACAAGGGGTATTAAAATTGATAAAAAAACCTATTCTACAGCGCCTTCCCATGAAAGCATTCCGCCTACCATGTTGGCCACATCATAACCTTGGCTTTCCAAAAAGGCAGTTGCTTGACCACTGCGTGCACTTGAACGACACACCATAATATAAGGTTTGTTTCGATCAAGCTCATGCATACGGAATTCTAATAAGCCAAGTGGAATATTGACAATACCAGGAATATGGCCTGATTGCACTTCTGCCACTTCACGAACATCAATTAAATTCAATTGTTCGCCAGCTTCTAAACGTTGTTGAACTTCTGTTGTTGAAATTTCTTTCATCCTTATTACCTCCTAATAAGTACTAAATATACTTAGGATACTGTTGTATGTTTAAAGTACATCATTTAATTTGCTTCATTATTAGCATTATTTTGCTATTCCGTTTAATACCTATACCTCTATAGGTATTAAATTGCTTAAAAAAATATACTTTAATAATTTTTCTATCCATCATTTAACTAAAGGAACTCAGGCATCATTTTTTAATTCTGTTCTGCGTCACCCTCCAAAACAATGAATTCATTTACATTGACTACTATATACCCCAGTAGGTATATTTGTCAACAAGAAATGGTTAATTTTTTTAATCTATTAAGATACCTATTTAACTTCTATTGCTCTTGAAGTAAATGGAGAGCCATTGATGCTGGTAGTTCGTGATTTAACAGGATTTTTAGAGACCTTATGATCAAAAAAGAAGAATAGAGGTGTGTTTTGAAAGCAATTTAATTGTTTTTTGCTGATCTCGTACTTTTTTTGCTTCACTCGTCTCTTTTTTTGCATTAGTAATCTAAAAAACTGTCACACTCCTCTTGTAATGAGAAATCGACAGTTTTTTTCTTATATTAAAAGCTATTATGATGTGAAATCATA
This window of the Rummeliibacillus pycnus genome carries:
- a CDS encoding sodium/proline symporter, with translation MNTIVLVEFILYCVFMLGIGYFFSRRDMGHSDFLLGGKKIPGWVLAFSERATGESAWLLLGYTGFVYSTGLSGIWVAIGIALGIVFSWLFLAKRFMQDAEKYQVMTLPGYLAKRFPTHGKIILWIATILIFSFMMFYFGAQIAGAGKTLFTVFGIHTTVGMILSIVIVILLSYAGGFVSVAWTDMIQSLMMLTTLVVLPIVALYHIYTSDLSISHALSTSGSEISSWTGGVTGFALGLLLFNNFAWFFGFLGGQPQLSSRFMALKNKKEANTGSIVAIVWTILAYSGAFLIGITAITLYQDQPFTDVETVLPFMALDLLPPWISGLLLSGILAAIISTADSQLLVMTSSVSEDIVNKALGKTLTEKQLVKISRITIVVAGLVGLMIALTSKSLVYLVVSWAWAGVGCTLSPAIILTFIWKRYSGIGVIATIITGFVSTVIWISTPLENIISSRFTTFFIAALLGIVFSLLFPDKQEKTEEKKGADEIIAS
- a CDS encoding MBL fold metallo-hydrolase, coding for MTVTKWTAAQVARKVIENKELFIVDVRNHDAFEDWKIEGHKFEYLNIPYFELLDGVEELVPQLPKDKEILVVCAKEGSSMMVAEMLSDEGMDVAYLEGGMKSWSMYLEPIKVADLNGGELYQFVRLGKGCLSYMVISEGEAALIDAVRFTDVFTNFAKEKDVEIKHVFDTHLHADHISGGRHIAAQVGATYYLPPKDATEVVYDYTPLEDGLTVQIGLAKIDVNALYSPGHTIGSTSFIVDNQYLLTGDILFIDSIGRPDLAGLAEDWVGDLRTTLYKRYRELAEDLIVLPAHFMIIDELNEDGTVSKRLGDLFAENHGLNIEDEEEFRHTVTDNLPPQPNAYQQIRQVNMGKITPDQDEQTEMEIGPNRCAVR
- a CDS encoding DsrE/DsrF/DrsH-like family protein; translated protein: MSNKVAIIAANGGLFDAYKVFNIATAAAASDKEVAIFFTFEGLNLIHKEAMKNLPMPAGKEMMAEGFAKANVPSIPELVEMAQDLGVKFIGCQMTMDVMGLTKEDFIDGIEVGGAVTFLEFAKDAAPSLSF
- a CDS encoding sulfurtransferase TusA family protein, which produces MLQADKHLDAKGLSCPMPIVKTKKAMADLVDGQILEVQATDKGSKADLAAWAETVGHQYIGTTEEDGVLYHYIRKCSDDTVVEKTFEPTIELEEITKRDGLILDVREAAEYAFGHIEGAVSIPMGELDARLGELDRSKEIYVICRTGKRSDLAATKLVKAGFTKVYNVLPGMTSWKGDLKKEI
- the purU gene encoding formyltetrahydrofolate deformylase; protein product: MTINMEQNEKSNLENNRYVNRARLLVKCSDKPGIVSALSTFLHQYDANIIESNQFSTDPEKGMFFIRIEYYSDNLPLKAKQMEKEFEKIATEYQMEYHFYYRNIRQRSAIFVSKETHCLLELLWEWQNGDLETDIALVISNHETARSMVEALGIPFYYIPANKDIRQQVEKEQIRLVEEYQVDVLILARYMQILTPDFVNHFKNRIINIHHSFLPAFIGAGPYERAFARGVKLIGATSHYVTNDLDEGPIIEQDVERVDHRDDAEQLKKIGRQIERRVLVKAVKWHLENRIIVEGNKTIVFQ
- a CDS encoding ribonuclease H-like YkuK family protein — encoded protein: MGNSFRYDPFQNLQEKNMSFEDVFNHIVDFMMLNPRGNYRLIVGTDSQVHKDCTVFITGIVILRENKGVWACIRKVIVPRKMLHLHERISLELSFTEEIVSMFTEEKKKQLIDIILPFIYEGSSFSMEGHIDIGAGKRNKTREFVNEMVSRIESIGVEPKIKPDAFVASHYANRYTR
- a CDS encoding sulfurtransferase TusA family protein, whose protein sequence is MNITKTLDAKGFACPMPVVRTKKAMDQLNTGDILEVFVTDKGSLNDIPAWAKSCGHEIVKQTQESDVITFYIQKG
- a CDS encoding VUT family protein, which produces MRIFLYLLAIVLANVITANFAPLILGIFIIPYGSFLIGATFILRDLVQNKYGKKKTYLFIGLALLLSAISSYLLGDTLWIVFASAVSFAVSETSDTEIYSRIKASISMRILYSGVVGGILDSTIFVIVGLSPLGAGFVPWDAVWMAILGQIIIKIVMQFLGVMVLQFTPITKERFAN
- a CDS encoding sulfite exporter TauE/SafE family protein; the protein is MSLSLIIVLFCIGLIGSFISGMLGIGGAIIKFPMLLYIPAAFGVASFTSHEVSGITAVEILVTSISGVLAFRKGNYLNLSLIATMGISVLVGSLIGSFASSGFSEEQVNIVYGVFAILAAILMLVPRKQVPESEDKVAFNKPLAAILALIVGIGSGVVGAGGGFLLVPIMLVILKIPTRMTVASSLAITFISSIGGSIGKITTGQVEWLPVLILAIASTIAAPLGAKAAKKMNTKVLQVLLSILIVATAIKIWIDILM
- a CDS encoding ornithine cyclodeaminase family protein; translated protein: MLILNEQDMLQAVTMNDVILAIEEAYTLYDSSDFLMPLRNQLSDDDHTMLLMPCIANDSAGLKVVHVSPNNREYPVTQGIMILNNRENGSIQAILNGTVLTNMRTGAIGGVAIKYLALENAASVGLIGTGTQGFHQLIAACTVRDIKHIYLWSRTPSKLPSFVHNLKKHIANDIKIHIVNNTSELVYEADIIITATTSNTPVLPDIQNIYNGKLLIGIGSYQPQMREFSDAVYQNLDVIYIDTLDAIHESGDVIDPIHNHWITATQVIPFSKVVTHKVKPTLSEFQPTVFKSTGMALFDLVVGQVIYEKALNQQIGQSVHL